Proteins encoded within one genomic window of Nakamurella alba:
- a CDS encoding helix-turn-helix domain-containing protein gives MDLGPVLSPLNDLGTFIRDQRTSAQISLRALAVKAGVSNPYLSQVERGLRRPSADILAQIARGLSISVESLLAKAGVLDAPGDPAGGVEAAIRADEVLSERQKASLLEVYRALRAQAVAEAAVAATDPVADPGVGEPLIAGGVKDLAEEGADLPDHRIPSVPGSSDDEVPTDLRRPTDSAEPTERAG, from the coding sequence ATGGATCTCGGACCCGTGCTGTCGCCGCTGAACGATCTGGGAACGTTCATCCGGGACCAGCGGACCAGCGCGCAGATCTCCCTGCGGGCGCTGGCCGTCAAGGCCGGGGTGTCCAACCCGTACCTCTCCCAGGTGGAGCGCGGGTTGCGCCGCCCGAGCGCGGACATCCTGGCGCAGATCGCGCGCGGGCTGTCCATCTCCGTCGAGTCCCTCCTGGCCAAGGCCGGCGTGCTCGATGCACCCGGTGATCCCGCCGGTGGGGTGGAAGCTGCGATCCGGGCCGACGAGGTGCTCTCCGAGCGGCAGAAGGCCTCGCTGCTGGAGGTGTACCGGGCGCTCCGCGCGCAGGCGGTGGCCGAGGCTGCGGTCGCAGCAACCGACCCGGTGGCCGACCCGGGGGTCGGTGAACCGCTGATCGCGGGCGGGGTCAAGGACCTCGCGGAGGAGGGTGCGGACTTGCCCGACCACCGGATCCCGTCGGTGCCCGGATCCTCCGACGACGAGGTGCCGACCGACCTCCGGCGGCCGACCGACAGCGCGGAGCCGACCGAACGGGCCGGCTGA
- a CDS encoding alpha/beta fold hydrolase: MRTSETDHPTDAGHLTTRHHTVRVGGNDIFVREAGRADAPVLLAPHGYPCSSYEFRNLLPALADRWRVIAPDLPGFGYSGDPAPEDFTFDAYGRFLGAFCRTLQLDRYAIYLHDYGSQFGLRLAMADPERVTGLIIANGDIYEDVLGPKYAALKEFWADPTDEGRAQLASNVTEEGFRDEFVGDLPGRLAERVPPDLWRLHWLLMDAPTRRAGMVHLFEDQRHTLADFPCQQAYLREHRPPALILWGPHDGYMPEESGRAYLRDLPDAELHVLDAGHWALETSLPVMVPLIRDFLTRLP; the protein is encoded by the coding sequence ATGCGGACCTCCGAGACGGACCATCCGACCGACGCGGGCCACCTGACGACCAGGCATCACACGGTGCGGGTCGGCGGCAACGACATCTTCGTCCGCGAGGCGGGCCGGGCCGACGCACCGGTCCTGCTCGCGCCGCACGGGTATCCCTGCTCGTCGTACGAGTTCCGGAACCTGCTGCCGGCGCTGGCGGATCGATGGCGGGTGATCGCGCCCGACCTGCCCGGATTCGGGTACAGCGGGGATCCGGCTCCGGAGGACTTCACCTTCGACGCCTACGGACGGTTCCTCGGTGCCTTCTGCCGAACGCTGCAGCTCGACCGCTACGCCATCTACCTGCACGACTACGGATCACAGTTCGGCCTGCGCCTGGCGATGGCGGACCCGGAGCGGGTCACCGGGCTGATCATCGCCAACGGCGACATCTACGAGGATGTACTCGGTCCGAAATATGCGGCACTGAAGGAGTTCTGGGCGGATCCGACCGATGAGGGGCGGGCGCAGCTGGCCTCGAACGTCACCGAGGAGGGCTTCCGTGACGAGTTCGTCGGCGACCTGCCCGGGCGTCTCGCCGAGCGCGTCCCACCGGATCTCTGGCGACTGCACTGGTTGCTGATGGACGCACCGACCCGACGCGCCGGCATGGTGCACCTGTTCGAGGACCAGCGCCACACACTGGCCGACTTCCCGTGCCAGCAGGCGTATCTCCGCGAGCACCGCCCGCCTGCGCTGATCCTGTGGGGTCCGCACGACGGCTACATGCCCGAGGAGTCCGGCCGCGCCTACCTGCGCGACCTCCCCGACGCCGAGCTGCACGTCCTGGACGCCGGCCACTGGGCGCTGGAGACCTCATTGCCGGTGATGGTCCCGCTGATCCGCGACTTCCTCACCCGCCTCCCCTGA
- a CDS encoding DUF445 domain-containing protein, whose protein sequence is MSISTTRPGAPPPGTSPADVERRVRLRRMKLIAAGLLLLMAVIFVIAHLLEPQHPWAGYVRAAAEAGMVGALADWFAVTALFRHPLRLPIPHTAIIPKRKDAIGSALSEFVATNFLSEEVVREKLARFSLASRVGGFLADTGAERITAELAGLARGVTTVLRDDQIAALLESMALRRLDEVKVGPLIGRIGADVVAKGDHHRLVDVVIEKAHQWIDDNPAVIIGVVTERAPVWTPKFLDDKLAERVYREVESFARAVRYDPEHPLRAAVDRFLAQFAQDLQTDPDTIAKAERIKERILANASVRSLAGSAWESVKKAVLAAAEDPESDLRVSLTQALRSLGRRMQTDPDLAAKIDNWVADAAGYLARHHARSITGIIDETIARWDGEATSQRIELQVGRDLQFIRINGTVVGALAGLVIYTLAQWLL, encoded by the coding sequence ATGAGCATCTCCACGACCCGCCCGGGCGCACCTCCACCCGGGACCTCCCCGGCAGATGTGGAACGGCGGGTCCGGCTGCGCCGGATGAAGCTGATCGCGGCCGGTCTGCTGCTGCTCATGGCGGTGATCTTCGTGATCGCCCACCTGCTGGAGCCGCAGCACCCATGGGCCGGCTACGTCCGCGCTGCGGCGGAGGCGGGCATGGTCGGCGCGCTGGCCGACTGGTTCGCGGTGACGGCACTGTTCCGGCACCCGCTCAGGCTGCCGATCCCGCACACCGCGATCATCCCCAAGCGCAAGGACGCCATCGGCTCCGCGCTGTCCGAGTTCGTGGCCACCAACTTCCTGTCCGAAGAGGTGGTGCGGGAGAAACTGGCCCGGTTCTCGCTCGCCTCCCGGGTCGGCGGGTTCCTCGCGGACACCGGCGCGGAACGGATCACCGCCGAGTTGGCGGGGCTGGCCCGCGGGGTCACCACGGTGCTCCGGGACGACCAGATCGCCGCGCTGCTCGAGTCGATGGCGCTGCGCCGGCTGGACGAGGTCAAGGTCGGGCCGCTGATCGGCCGGATCGGCGCGGATGTGGTGGCGAAGGGCGATCACCACCGGCTGGTGGACGTGGTGATCGAGAAGGCGCATCAGTGGATCGACGACAATCCTGCCGTCATCATCGGTGTCGTCACCGAGCGGGCGCCGGTCTGGACCCCGAAGTTCCTCGACGACAAGCTCGCCGAGCGGGTCTACCGGGAGGTGGAGTCGTTCGCCCGCGCGGTCCGGTACGACCCGGAGCATCCGCTGCGGGCCGCGGTGGACCGGTTCCTGGCGCAGTTCGCGCAGGACCTGCAGACCGACCCGGACACCATCGCCAAGGCGGAACGGATCAAGGAGCGGATCCTGGCGAACGCCTCGGTCCGGTCGCTGGCCGGTTCCGCCTGGGAGTCGGTGAAGAAGGCGGTGCTGGCTGCCGCCGAGGACCCGGAGTCGGACCTGCGGGTCTCGCTCACCCAGGCGCTGCGGTCGCTGGGCCGCCGGATGCAGACCGATCCGGATCTCGCGGCCAAGATCGACAATTGGGTGGCGGACGCCGCCGGCTACCTGGCCCGGCACCACGCCCGGTCGATCACCGGGATCATCGACGAGACCATCGCCCGGTGGGACGGGGAGGCGACCAGCCAGCGGATCGAGCTCCAGGTGGGGCGGGATCTGCAGTTCATCCGGATCAACGGCACCGTGGTCGGCGCACTGGCCGGTCTGGTCATCTACACACTGGCGCAGTGGCTGCTGTGA
- a CDS encoding alanyl-tRNA editing protein: protein MVPMPPAVTETIVEFPSGSTRSRATVLAVQPIGPDRVAVVTDRTCFHPVDPGWPDQGADRGVLVSDGVPWPVLDCVIGAEREGELFVGADVPVRRGAEGWTFVVVHLLAADREPPMVGAEVGLEVDETYRHALSAGHTACHLASLALNGALAGFWRKEVAVDGLGAPDFDRAAIVRSEIRPFGSEDVYRLGKSLRKSGFEAESAMLDLGAVQGAVNDTLRRWISGGGSVRVETEGPGFTARRTWVCELPEGTARILCGGTHLGDLGEYGEISVALDEAGQELRMTTTAVLAR, encoded by the coding sequence ATGGTGCCCATGCCGCCGGCCGTCACCGAGACCATCGTCGAGTTCCCGTCGGGGAGCACCCGGAGCCGGGCGACGGTGCTGGCAGTGCAACCCATCGGGCCGGACCGGGTCGCGGTGGTCACCGACCGTACGTGTTTCCACCCGGTGGACCCGGGCTGGCCGGATCAGGGCGCGGATCGCGGGGTGCTGGTGTCGGACGGCGTGCCGTGGCCGGTGCTGGACTGTGTGATCGGTGCCGAACGCGAGGGCGAGCTGTTCGTCGGTGCTGATGTGCCGGTGCGCCGCGGTGCCGAGGGCTGGACCTTCGTCGTGGTCCATCTGCTGGCCGCCGATCGGGAGCCGCCAATGGTCGGCGCCGAGGTCGGCCTGGAGGTCGACGAGACGTACCGGCATGCGCTGTCGGCCGGGCACACCGCTTGCCACCTCGCCTCCCTGGCGTTGAACGGTGCGCTCGCCGGCTTCTGGCGCAAGGAGGTCGCGGTCGACGGTCTGGGAGCCCCCGACTTCGACCGGGCGGCCATCGTGCGCTCGGAGATCCGGCCGTTCGGCTCGGAGGACGTGTACCGGCTGGGGAAGTCCTTGCGCAAGAGCGGTTTCGAGGCCGAGTCCGCGATGCTGGACCTCGGTGCGGTCCAGGGAGCGGTGAACGACACGCTGCGTCGCTGGATTTCCGGCGGCGGGTCGGTGCGGGTGGAGACCGAAGGGCCGGGGTTCACCGCCCGCCGTACCTGGGTCTGCGAATTGCCGGAAGGCACGGCTCGCATCCTCTGTGGTGGCACGCATCTCGGTGACCTGGGGGAGTACGGCGAGATCAGCGTGGCGCTGGACGAGGCCGGTCAGGAACTCCGGATGACCACCACCGCCGTCCTCGCCCGCTGA
- a CDS encoding TetR/AcrR family transcriptional regulator: MTAPRPSAARTARERARASLTADLLDTARRHMAELGAPGLSLRAVARDLGLASSAVYRYVKSRDELITLLIVDAYESVATVAEQADLAGAAAGADAGERWLGVCRAVRGWAHERPHEYALIYGSPIPGYQAPRETVSMAVRLWRVIIGIVDAAIAAGTLRPPRRQFAVDGLLTPETLVVAGRPGPPFSDAVVRAGALFTSMIGSVSADLFGHLRGMAHDGDRLFDYLIATAAEGVGLDVPVPTV; this comes from the coding sequence ATGACCGCACCCCGACCCAGTGCCGCCCGCACCGCCCGCGAGCGGGCCCGGGCGAGCCTGACGGCAGACCTGCTGGACACGGCCCGCCGACACATGGCGGAACTCGGTGCGCCCGGCCTCTCGCTGCGGGCGGTGGCCAGGGACCTCGGGCTGGCGTCGTCGGCCGTCTACCGCTACGTGAAGAGCCGGGACGAACTGATCACGCTGCTGATCGTCGACGCCTACGAGTCGGTGGCCACGGTGGCCGAGCAGGCGGACCTGGCCGGCGCCGCCGCCGGCGCGGATGCAGGGGAGCGCTGGCTCGGTGTGTGCCGGGCGGTGCGGGGGTGGGCGCACGAGCGGCCGCACGAGTACGCGCTGATCTACGGCTCGCCGATCCCCGGCTACCAGGCACCCCGGGAGACGGTGTCGATGGCCGTGCGGCTGTGGCGGGTGATCATCGGCATCGTGGACGCGGCGATCGCGGCGGGCACCCTGCGCCCGCCGCGGCGGCAGTTCGCGGTGGACGGGCTGCTGACGCCGGAGACGCTGGTGGTGGCCGGTCGCCCGGGTCCGCCGTTCTCCGATGCCGTGGTGCGCGCGGGGGCGCTGTTCACGTCGATGATCGGCTCGGTGTCCGCCGACCTGTTCGGGCACCTGCGCGGCATGGCCCACGACGGGGACCGGTTGTTCGACTACCTGATCGCGACCGCTGCCGAGGGCGTCGGGCTGGACGTCCCGGTCCCGACGGTCTGA
- a CDS encoding helix-turn-helix domain-containing protein, producing MDDRTTPDTTDAHGWPDRARRIGDPETLRAYAHPLRVRLMSVLAVHGPMTATQAAQLVDDSPSNCSFHLRKLAAAGLIEEAPGPDARSRVWRKTTWGVRFEPDGTAESMAALATASQVLHQDRLTQLARWMEQAPDAPEEWQEAGFDNAVTLSATPAELTELSRRITELVRPLVAVDRKDSDPDRRPITMSYFAFPHLEPGPGNSDPGPSEH from the coding sequence ATGGACGACAGGACCACCCCCGACACCACCGATGCACACGGCTGGCCCGACCGGGCCCGGCGCATCGGGGACCCGGAGACCCTGCGGGCCTACGCCCACCCGCTGCGGGTGCGCCTGATGTCGGTCCTGGCGGTCCACGGCCCGATGACGGCGACCCAGGCGGCGCAGCTGGTGGACGACAGCCCGTCGAACTGCTCGTTCCACCTGCGCAAGCTCGCCGCCGCCGGCCTCATCGAGGAAGCTCCGGGTCCGGACGCCCGCTCCCGGGTGTGGCGGAAGACGACCTGGGGCGTGCGGTTCGAGCCGGACGGCACGGCGGAGTCGATGGCCGCACTGGCCACCGCCTCCCAGGTCCTGCACCAGGACCGCCTCACCCAGCTCGCCCGCTGGATGGAGCAGGCCCCGGACGCGCCGGAGGAGTGGCAGGAGGCCGGGTTCGACAACGCGGTCACCCTGTCCGCGACGCCGGCCGAGCTCACCGAGCTGAGCCGGCGGATCACCGAGCTGGTCCGCCCGCTGGTCGCCGTGGACCGCAAGGACTCCGATCCGGACCGCCGGCCGATCACCATGTCCTACTTCGCTTTTCCCCACCTCGAGCCGGGTCCGGGCAACTCCGACCCCGGCCCGTCCGAGCACTGA
- a CDS encoding GtrA family protein yields MTITVPTGRTAALLRQGVRFAAVGGAGTVLQLLLYVALTGPLGTTLAGVASWTAATVATNLAHRAFTFGVHRKESAGADQLVAFVTCLLGLALTTAVTATVPEDATTTALIALLMANAVAGIARFVILRRWMTRGAERGITRRYDAGVSIPNLPSRPAFGRTYITSDVSGFTDGSVARRANGTSDVSRFRSGRSCTAPPSVAVGQVHPRSTPDAGPSRDPRRGTAVARPADHTSVRRRRRSGASPRICGQGIRTASTAEPTSPPGDVVRHGPRRNIPAGAPGFSPISGRAPLSPARAPLCPARAPLCPARALADRALPAGSRGAEGERGPFATGAGQTVGTGTSSPTPSAAVAIR; encoded by the coding sequence ATGACGATCACGGTGCCCACCGGCCGCACGGCCGCCCTCCTCCGGCAGGGCGTGCGCTTCGCGGCCGTCGGCGGCGCCGGCACCGTCCTGCAACTGCTGCTCTACGTCGCGCTGACCGGACCGCTCGGCACCACCCTGGCCGGCGTCGCCAGCTGGACCGCGGCCACCGTCGCGACGAACCTCGCGCACCGCGCCTTCACCTTCGGCGTGCACCGCAAGGAGAGCGCCGGCGCCGACCAACTGGTGGCTTTCGTGACCTGCCTGCTCGGCCTGGCACTGACCACCGCGGTCACCGCGACGGTCCCGGAGGACGCGACCACCACGGCGCTGATCGCACTGCTGATGGCCAATGCGGTCGCCGGGATCGCACGCTTCGTGATCCTGCGCCGATGGATGACGCGGGGCGCCGAACGGGGGATTACCCGTCGGTATGACGCCGGTGTATCGATTCCGAACTTGCCGTCACGGCCCGCATTCGGTAGGACCTACATCACATCCGATGTGTCGGGATTCACCGACGGCAGCGTCGCACGACGTGCGAACGGCACATCGGATGTGTCGAGGTTCCGGAGCGGGCGGTCCTGCACCGCGCCACCGTCAGTCGCGGTCGGTCAGGTGCACCCCCGGTCGACGCCGGATGCGGGCCCGTCCCGGGATCCTCGACGCGGTACAGCGGTCGCCCGACCGGCCGACCACACCTCGGTGCGGCGCCGGCGGCGGTCCGGGGCGTCCCCCCGGATCTGCGGGCAGGGCATTCGGACGGCTTCCACCGCCGAGCCGACGTCGCCCCCCGGGGACGTTGTCCGCCACGGGCCCCGACGGAACATTCCCGCCGGGGCCCCAGGCTTCTCCCCGATATCCGGCCGCGCCCCGCTGAGCCCGGCCCGTGCCCCGCTGTGCCCGGCCCGTGCCCCGCTGTGCCCGGCCCGTGCCCTGGCGGACCGCGCGCTGCCGGCCGGATCCCGCGGCGCTGAGGGCGAGCGCGGGCCCTTCGCGACCGGCGCGGGTCAGACCGTCGGGACCGGGACGTCCAGCCCGACGCCCTCGGCAGCGGTCGCGATCAGGTAG
- a CDS encoding ATP-dependent DNA ligase, with protein MQLPVMPPVPPMLAKPAAAIPAGQLYEPKWDGFRSIIFRDGDDVEIGSRNEKPMTRYFPEVVQAVLENFPERAVIDGEIIIADTERNTLDFETLQQRIHPAASRVKMLSETTPASFVAFDLLALGDDDLTSVPLLERRRMLEQALADARPPIHITPATQDAELAQQWFEQFEGAGLDGLIAKKLDLTYQPDKRVMTKIKHERTADCVVAGYRVHKSGDDAIGSLLLGLYDERGVLASVGVIGAFPMAKRKQLFTEMQEYVTTFDDHPWNWAAQEDGKRTPRKNEYSRWNNGKDLSFVPLRPEQVVEVRYDYMEGVRFRHTAQFVRWRTDRDPESCTYDQLERPVSFSLADVLGV; from the coding sequence GTGCAGCTGCCCGTGATGCCCCCGGTCCCTCCCATGCTGGCCAAGCCGGCCGCGGCGATCCCCGCGGGCCAGCTGTACGAGCCGAAGTGGGACGGGTTCCGGTCGATCATCTTCCGCGACGGCGACGACGTGGAGATCGGCAGTCGCAACGAGAAGCCGATGACGCGATACTTCCCCGAGGTCGTGCAGGCGGTGCTGGAGAACTTCCCGGAGCGGGCGGTCATCGACGGCGAGATCATCATCGCCGACACCGAGCGCAACACCCTCGATTTCGAAACTCTCCAGCAGCGGATCCACCCGGCCGCCAGCCGGGTGAAGATGCTGTCCGAGACCACGCCTGCGTCCTTCGTGGCCTTCGACCTGCTCGCGCTCGGCGACGACGACCTGACCTCCGTGCCGCTGCTCGAGCGGCGCCGGATGCTGGAGCAGGCACTGGCGGACGCACGCCCGCCGATCCACATCACCCCGGCCACCCAGGACGCCGAGCTGGCGCAGCAGTGGTTCGAGCAGTTCGAGGGGGCCGGCCTGGACGGGCTGATCGCCAAGAAGCTCGACCTGACCTACCAGCCGGACAAGCGCGTGATGACCAAGATCAAGCACGAGCGCACCGCCGACTGCGTGGTCGCCGGGTACCGCGTGCACAAGTCCGGTGACGACGCGATCGGGTCCCTGCTGCTCGGCCTGTACGACGAGCGCGGCGTGCTCGCCTCGGTCGGTGTCATCGGTGCCTTCCCGATGGCGAAGCGGAAGCAGTTGTTCACCGAGATGCAGGAGTACGTCACCACTTTCGACGACCACCCGTGGAACTGGGCGGCGCAGGAGGACGGTAAGCGGACACCGCGGAAGAACGAGTACAGCCGGTGGAACAACGGCAAGGACCTGTCCTTCGTCCCGCTCCGGCCGGAGCAGGTCGTCGAGGTGCGGTACGACTACATGGAGGGCGTGCGGTTCCGGCACACCGCCCAGTTCGTGCGGTGGCGCACCGACCGGGACCCGGAGTCCTGCACCTACGACCAGCTGGAACGCCCGGTGTCCTTCAGCCTCGCCGACGTGCTCGGGGTCTGA
- a CDS encoding pyridoxal phosphate-dependent aminotransferase, which translates to MSLVPRLRPFTTTIFAEMSALAVRTGSINLGQGFPDSDGPAGMLQVAKSAIDDGVNQYPPGPGIPALRSAIAAARLRDRGQTFDPDTEVLVTVGATEAIASAVLALVDAGDEVLLIEPYYDSYPAVVAMAGGRHVSVKLRPDAAGRFGLDPADLRAAVTDRTRMILINSPHNPTGTVFTREELEGIAAVAVEHDLVVVADEVYEYLTFDDVLHVPIATLPGMAERTLTVSSAGKTFNVTGWKIGWVCGPAGLVAAVRAAKQFLTFVGGAPFQPAVAHALEHEMGWVDGMRKDLQGKRDRLCAGLAAAGFPVSKPAGTYFVVIDIRGGAGDPGRWKDGLQFCLELPERAGVVAVPQQVFHDDPADGAPFVRFAFCKQDAVIDEAVSRLTAMGA; encoded by the coding sequence ATGAGCCTCGTCCCCCGGCTGCGGCCGTTCACCACGACGATCTTCGCCGAGATGTCCGCGCTCGCCGTCCGCACCGGGTCGATCAACCTGGGCCAGGGTTTTCCGGACTCCGACGGCCCGGCGGGGATGCTGCAGGTGGCGAAGTCCGCCATCGACGACGGCGTGAACCAGTACCCACCGGGCCCGGGCATCCCCGCGCTGCGGTCGGCCATCGCCGCCGCCCGGCTGCGCGACCGCGGCCAGACCTTCGACCCGGACACCGAGGTGCTGGTCACCGTCGGCGCCACCGAGGCCATCGCCTCCGCCGTCCTCGCGCTGGTCGACGCCGGCGACGAGGTGCTGCTCATCGAGCCGTACTACGACTCCTACCCGGCGGTGGTCGCGATGGCAGGTGGCCGGCACGTCTCGGTCAAGCTGCGTCCGGACGCCGCCGGCCGGTTCGGACTGGATCCGGCCGACCTCCGCGCCGCGGTCACCGACCGGACCCGGATGATCCTGATCAACAGCCCGCACAACCCCACCGGCACCGTGTTCACCCGCGAGGAACTCGAGGGGATCGCCGCGGTCGCCGTCGAGCACGACCTGGTCGTCGTCGCCGACGAGGTCTACGAGTACCTGACGTTCGACGACGTCCTGCACGTGCCGATCGCCACCCTCCCCGGCATGGCCGAGCGGACGCTCACCGTGTCCAGCGCCGGCAAGACATTCAACGTCACCGGCTGGAAGATCGGCTGGGTGTGCGGTCCGGCCGGGCTGGTCGCGGCGGTCCGGGCGGCGAAGCAGTTCCTCACCTTCGTCGGCGGGGCTCCGTTCCAACCGGCCGTCGCCCACGCCCTGGAGCACGAGATGGGCTGGGTGGACGGCATGCGGAAGGACCTGCAGGGCAAGCGGGACCGGCTGTGCGCCGGCCTGGCGGCCGCCGGGTTCCCGGTGTCGAAGCCGGCCGGCACCTACTTCGTGGTGATCGACATCCGCGGCGGAGCAGGCGATCCGGGGCGCTGGAAGGACGGCCTGCAGTTCTGCCTGGAGCTGCCGGAACGGGCCGGCGTGGTCGCAGTGCCGCAGCAGGTGTTTCACGACGATCCCGCCGACGGCGCGCCGTTCGTGCGCTTCGCCTTCTGCAAGCAGGACGCCGTGATCGACGAGGCCGTGTCCCGACTGACGGCGATGGGAGCCTGA
- a CDS encoding M15 family metallopeptidase: protein MSTSWRAGCPVPLSELTYLTMTYRGFDGEAHTGEMVVATAVADDVVEVFRQLYAAGFPIARMRLVDDFGGDDDASMAADNTSAFNCRRTTSGSGWSQHSYGRAIDINPVENPYLSDDLVLPTDEFVDRPEAPGVIRDGDACVQAFASVGWSWGGDWSDPVDYQHFSQNGR from the coding sequence ATGTCGACCTCGTGGCGCGCGGGTTGCCCGGTCCCGCTGTCCGAGCTGACCTACCTGACGATGACCTACCGCGGGTTCGACGGGGAGGCGCACACCGGAGAGATGGTGGTGGCCACGGCGGTCGCCGATGACGTGGTCGAGGTGTTCCGGCAGCTGTACGCCGCCGGGTTCCCGATCGCCCGGATGCGATTGGTGGACGACTTCGGCGGTGACGACGACGCGTCGATGGCCGCCGACAACACCTCCGCCTTCAACTGCCGCCGGACGACCTCCGGCAGCGGCTGGTCACAGCACTCCTACGGCCGGGCGATCGACATCAATCCGGTCGAGAATCCCTACTTGAGTGATGATCTGGTACTACCGACCGACGAGTTCGTGGACCGACCCGAGGCTCCGGGGGTGATCCGGGACGGCGATGCGTGTGTGCAGGCCTTCGCCTCCGTCGGCTGGTCGTGGGGCGGCGACTGGTCGGATCCGGTGGACTACCAGCACTTCTCGCAGAACGGCCGCTGA
- a CDS encoding dipeptidase yields MTDTDDRIRQLLDRAPVLDGHNDIAWALRNQVAYDLDRRDIAVLQPDLHTDIPRLRSGGVGAQFFSVFVPGTLDPGAAVIATLEQIDCVQRIIERYPAAFAVASTAAEVRAVIRSGRIAALMGAEGGHSIGGSIGVLRVLRSLGVGYMTLTHNQNVGWADAATDVPDCGGLSDLGREIVAEMNRINMLVDLSHVAVSTMHAALDVSRAPVIFSHSSCRALTDHVRDVPDEVLARLATNGGVQMITFVPAFVNQACADHDRAEDEFRDSLGIADHPVHGASAPDPEATAALDAWRAEHPAPRATLADVADHVEHARERAGVLHIGLGGDYDGTGDLPDGLGDVSRYPALLAELADRGWSDNDLAALTSGNILRVMEAAEHTATTP; encoded by the coding sequence ATGACCGACACCGACGACCGCATCCGGCAGCTCCTCGACCGGGCACCGGTGCTGGACGGGCACAACGACATCGCCTGGGCGCTGCGCAACCAGGTCGCCTACGACCTGGACCGGCGCGACATCGCCGTGCTGCAGCCGGATCTGCACACCGACATCCCGCGACTCCGGTCCGGCGGGGTGGGTGCGCAGTTCTTCTCGGTGTTCGTCCCCGGGACGCTGGATCCGGGCGCCGCGGTGATCGCGACCCTCGAGCAGATCGACTGCGTGCAGCGGATCATCGAGCGGTACCCGGCCGCCTTCGCGGTCGCCTCCACCGCCGCCGAGGTGCGGGCGGTCATCCGCTCCGGCCGGATCGCGGCTCTGATGGGCGCCGAGGGCGGACACAGCATCGGCGGGTCGATCGGTGTGCTGCGGGTGCTGCGTTCCCTGGGCGTCGGGTACATGACACTGACCCACAACCAGAACGTCGGCTGGGCCGACGCGGCGACGGACGTGCCCGACTGCGGCGGGCTCTCCGACCTGGGCCGGGAGATCGTCGCCGAGATGAACCGGATCAACATGCTGGTCGACCTGTCGCACGTGGCGGTATCGACGATGCATGCGGCGCTGGATGTCTCGCGGGCACCAGTGATCTTCTCCCACTCCTCCTGCCGAGCGCTGACCGACCACGTGCGGGACGTGCCGGACGAGGTGCTGGCGCGGCTGGCGACCAACGGCGGCGTGCAGATGATCACCTTCGTGCCGGCCTTCGTGAACCAGGCCTGCGCCGACCACGACCGGGCCGAGGACGAGTTCCGCGACTCCCTCGGGATCGCCGATCATCCGGTGCACGGCGCATCCGCGCCCGACCCGGAGGCGACCGCGGCCCTGGATGCCTGGCGCGCCGAGCACCCGGCGCCGCGCGCCACCCTCGCCGACGTGGCCGACCACGTCGAGCACGCCCGGGAGCGCGCCGGGGTGCTGCACATCGGGCTGGGCGGCGACTACGACGGCACCGGCGACCTGCCCGACGGCCTCGGCGACGTCTCCCGCTACCCCGCCCTGCTCGCCGAGCTCGCCGACAGGGGCTGGTCCGACAACGATCTCGCCGCCCTCACCTCCGGCAACATCCTGCGCGTGATGGAGGCCGCCGAACACACCGCCACCACCCCCTGA
- a CDS encoding nucleoside/nucleotide kinase family protein: MRFTPVSPDRLARAIADRVATGRSVVVGIDGDPAIGAGELADRVAEAVRAGGRQVIRADLSDWWRPASVRLEYGHEDVDSLLDAWVDVGALDRELLVPLREGRPIRVRNWDALADRAFREAAVDVAPTAVLVLAGAFLGRVVPDADLTVQLQVKESTLRRLLPGDRGWWLEGHRLDREQRSLSGDPVGPDRMVVSYDHPAAPAIGDALPIG, translated from the coding sequence ATGCGCTTCACCCCTGTGTCCCCGGACCGACTGGCCAGGGCGATCGCGGACCGGGTCGCGACCGGGAGGTCTGTGGTTGTCGGGATCGACGGGGATCCGGCGATCGGGGCGGGGGAGTTGGCGGACCGGGTCGCGGAGGCGGTGAGGGCGGGTGGTCGGCAGGTGATCCGGGCCGATCTGTCCGACTGGTGGCGCCCGGCGTCGGTGCGCCTGGAGTACGGCCACGAGGACGTCGACTCGCTGCTGGATGCGTGGGTCGATGTCGGTGCGCTGGACCGGGAGCTGCTCGTGCCGCTCCGGGAGGGTCGGCCGATCCGGGTGCGGAACTGGGATGCCCTGGCGGACAGGGCCTTTCGTGAAGCGGCCGTGGATGTCGCACCGACCGCGGTGCTGGTGCTGGCCGGCGCGTTCCTCGGCCGGGTGGTGCCGGATGCGGACCTCACGGTGCAGTTGCAGGTGAAGGAGTCCACGCTGCGGCGGCTCCTGCCGGGCGATCGTGGGTGGTGGCTCGAGGGTCATCGGCTGGACCGTGAGCAGCGGTCGTTGTCCGGCGATCCGGTCGGCCCTGACCGGATGGTGGTCTCGTACGACCATCCAGCCGCGCCGGCGATCGGAGACGCGCTCCCGATCGGGTGA